A region from the Hydrogenimonas sp. genome encodes:
- a CDS encoding Ni,Fe-hydrogenase I cytochrome b subunit yields the protein MKPLYKNVKRMTATGRIIHWINAISVLAAVITGLYIAHPYYQTLIADPAVDKYVMAWNRWVHFMGAILLDVTSIAIAYLYFFSRFEKAYKKLIPTGKNVKEFFEVILNLLTFNRRKKFDSTHNDSFNAVYFAILHLLLVWMLLTGLQLYVHGLESGLSSIGKWWPALLHFATDWTVAATGGTLMDVRISHHITMWIIVSWVVFHVYYQIWRTIYWQEGDMAIVFGGNKFVKK from the coding sequence ATGAAACCGTTGTATAAAAATGTGAAGCGGATGACCGCGACCGGACGGATCATACACTGGATAAACGCCATATCCGTTCTTGCGGCCGTCATAACCGGTCTCTATATCGCACACCCCTACTACCAGACGCTGATAGCCGATCCGGCGGTGGACAAATATGTGATGGCGTGGAACAGATGGGTCCACTTCATGGGAGCGATACTGCTCGATGTCACATCCATAGCGATAGCGTATCTCTACTTCTTCAGCCGTTTCGAGAAGGCTTACAAGAAACTGATCCCTACCGGGAAGAATGTGAAAGAGTTCTTCGAGGTGATACTCAACCTTCTCACTTTCAACCGCAGGAAAAAGTTCGATTCGACCCACAACGACAGCTTCAACGCCGTCTATTTCGCGATACTCCATCTTCTGCTTGTATGGATGCTCCTCACCGGCCTGCAGCTATACGTTCACGGGCTCGAGTCGGGACTGAGCTCCATCGGAAAGTGGTGGCCAGCACTTCTGCACTTCGCAACCGACTGGACCGTTGCGGCGACCGGCGGAACATTGATGGATGTTCGCATCTCCCACCACATCACGATGTGGATCATAGTCTCATGGGTGGTTTTTCATGTATACTACCAGATATGGCGGACAATCTACTGGCAGGAGGGGGATATGGCGATCGTATTCGGCGGAAACAAGTTTGTCAAAAAGTGA
- a CDS encoding phosphoenolpyruvate carboxykinase [ATP], which translates to MGKGTMTPKGLDQLGLENIGKVFYNLDYDEVIRHTLERGEAKLTKSGATTVDTGIFTGRSPKDKYFVKQPPSEKYIAWGDINQPISKEIYDELFEITKEELSGKDIYVTDVFVGASPTSRRSIRFVSEIAWQAHFVKNMFIRPSKEDLENFTPDFVLYNACQVTNKKWKEHGLNSEVFVVFNIEENTAIIGGTWYGGEMKKGIFTMMNYWLPLENKLPMHCSANIGKDDDVALFFGLSGTGKTTLSTDPNRRLIGDDEHGWDENGVFNFEGGCYAKVINLDASSEPEIYRAIRKGALLENVVVDEEGNVDYSNGSKTENTRVSYPIEHIENHECTLMGGHPKNIIFLSADAFGVLPPVSKLTKEQAMYYFLSGYTAKVAGTERGITEPVATFSACFGEAFLPLHPTVYAKLLGEKIDEHEVNVYLVNTGWTGGPYGVGHRMSIKDTRGCINAILSGAINESEFETLPIFNLQIPKTLEGVNTDVLNPMNTWSDKEAYMESLKKLGSMFKENFHRYDDASDEFDFSAAGPQL; encoded by the coding sequence ATGGGAAAAGGTACAATGACACCTAAGGGACTCGACCAGCTTGGACTTGAGAATATAGGTAAGGTTTTTTACAACCTGGATTATGACGAGGTGATTCGACACACCCTGGAGCGAGGTGAGGCGAAACTGACAAAAAGCGGTGCCACTACGGTTGATACCGGAATATTTACAGGTCGCAGCCCGAAAGACAAATATTTTGTAAAACAGCCTCCCAGCGAAAAATATATAGCTTGGGGCGATATAAACCAGCCTATCTCCAAAGAGATATACGATGAGCTTTTCGAGATAACGAAAGAGGAGCTCTCCGGAAAAGATATCTACGTTACTGATGTATTTGTCGGGGCGAGCCCGACCAGCCGCAGGTCCATCCGCTTCGTCAGCGAGATTGCATGGCAGGCGCACTTCGTAAAAAACATGTTCATCCGTCCCTCCAAAGAGGATCTTGAAAACTTCACCCCCGATTTCGTTCTCTACAACGCTTGTCAGGTTACCAACAAAAAGTGGAAAGAGCACGGCCTCAACTCTGAGGTTTTCGTCGTGTTCAACATAGAGGAGAATACCGCTATCATAGGCGGCACATGGTACGGCGGAGAGATGAAGAAGGGGATCTTCACGATGATGAACTACTGGCTCCCGCTGGAGAACAAGCTTCCCATGCACTGCTCGGCCAATATCGGCAAAGATGACGACGTGGCCCTCTTTTTCGGCCTCAGCGGTACCGGCAAGACCACTCTCTCTACCGATCCGAACCGCCGCCTCATAGGCGACGACGAGCACGGGTGGGACGAGAACGGAGTCTTCAACTTCGAGGGTGGATGCTACGCGAAAGTGATAAACCTCGACGCCTCCAGCGAACCGGAGATATACAGAGCGATCAGAAAGGGTGCTCTTCTTGAAAACGTCGTGGTCGACGAAGAGGGCAACGTAGACTACAGTAACGGAAGCAAGACCGAAAATACACGTGTCAGCTATCCGATCGAGCATATAGAGAACCATGAGTGTACGCTGATGGGCGGCCACCCCAAAAACATCATCTTCCTCTCTGCCGATGCCTTCGGCGTCCTGCCTCCTGTAAGCAAACTGACAAAAGAGCAGGCTATGTACTACTTCCTGAGCGGCTACACTGCCAAAGTGGCCGGTACCGAGCGGGGAATAACGGAGCCGGTCGCCACGTTCAGCGCCTGCTTCGGAGAGGCGTTTCTGCCTCTGCACCCGACGGTATACGCAAAGCTTCTTGGTGAAAAGATAGATGAACATGAAGTGAATGTTTATCTGGTGAACACCGGCTGGACCGGAGGCCCCTACGGAGTGGGCCACCGAATGAGCATCAAGGATACGCGCGGCTGTATCAACGCCATATTGAGCGGTGCAATCAACGAGAGCGAGTTCGAGACACTCCCCATCTTCAACCTCCAGATACCCAAAACTCTCGAGGGTGTGAATACGGATGTACTCAATCCGATGAATACATGGAGCGACAAAGAGGCTTATATGGAGAGCCTCAAAAAGCTCGGCTCAATGTTCAAAGAGAACTTCCACCGCTACGATGACGCAAGCGACGAATTCGACTTCTCCGCCGCGGGCCCGCAGCTGTGA
- a CDS encoding quinone-reactive Ni/Fe-hydrogenase large chain — MSRHIVVDPITRIEGHLRIEAVIDDNNTIMDAYSSSTMFRGIETILKGRDPRDCGLLAMRICGVCTGTHYQRSIEAVENAFDITIPKNARIVRNLIQGALYVHDHVVHFYHLHALDWVDVVSALKADPKKAAAEAKKWAKVAGVEPWTDAESAFREVKERLEKFVKQGRLGIFGNGYWGNKHYKLTPEQNLVGVTHYLQALDLQRDAAKMMAIFGGKNPHPQSIVVGGVTCVQDIQNPSRIALFKTLLMKFRNFIKQAYLPDVYMAGTMYADEALDGTGAGLKSYMAYGDFRLDDTGFYNADLLFPSGIVLNGDLKNPIDFDPEKITEDVTHSWYRGDKPLHPFEGETEPEYTGFGRKENGVAYLDTKNKYSWIKAPIYDDKRVEVGPLARMIVGVSRNDKRITEYVTRFLKNGKLPLKVLFSTVGRTAARAIETEMMADVMVEWVDELAANAAAGDLSTWTEFDFDKVSRDAKGYGLAEAPRGALGHWVRIENGLVANYQAVVPSTWNASPRDREERMGAYEASLIGTKVADVNQPLEILRTIHSFDPCIACAVHIVDTKGKELGVYKVDTSCSI; from the coding sequence ATGAGCAGACATATAGTGGTCGATCCGATTACGAGGATCGAAGGGCACCTGCGGATCGAAGCCGTCATCGACGACAACAATACCATAATGGACGCCTACAGCTCCTCCACAATGTTCCGCGGGATAGAGACGATACTGAAAGGGCGCGACCCGCGCGACTGCGGGCTCCTTGCGATGCGCATATGCGGGGTCTGCACCGGAACGCACTACCAAAGGAGTATCGAAGCGGTGGAGAACGCTTTCGACATCACCATTCCGAAGAATGCGCGAATCGTGCGGAATCTGATTCAAGGTGCGCTCTATGTACATGACCATGTAGTCCACTTCTACCATCTGCATGCGCTCGACTGGGTCGATGTGGTCTCCGCACTCAAAGCTGACCCGAAAAAGGCGGCTGCCGAGGCGAAGAAGTGGGCGAAAGTCGCAGGTGTGGAGCCATGGACCGATGCGGAGAGCGCTTTCAGAGAGGTAAAAGAGCGTCTCGAGAAGTTTGTCAAGCAGGGGCGCCTTGGAATTTTCGGAAACGGATACTGGGGCAACAAGCACTACAAGCTGACTCCCGAACAGAATCTGGTAGGTGTCACGCACTATCTGCAGGCGCTCGACCTTCAAAGAGATGCCGCCAAGATGATGGCGATCTTCGGCGGGAAGAACCCCCATCCGCAGAGTATAGTGGTGGGCGGAGTGACCTGTGTGCAGGATATACAGAACCCTTCAAGAATAGCCCTCTTCAAAACTCTCCTGATGAAGTTCAGAAACTTTATAAAGCAGGCCTATCTTCCCGATGTCTACATGGCAGGGACGATGTATGCCGACGAGGCTCTCGACGGAACCGGAGCCGGTCTGAAAAGCTATATGGCTTACGGAGACTTCAGGCTCGACGATACCGGGTTCTACAATGCCGACCTCCTCTTCCCGAGCGGAATAGTTCTGAACGGAGATCTTAAAAATCCGATCGATTTCGATCCTGAAAAGATAACTGAGGATGTAACCCATTCGTGGTACAGAGGCGACAAACCGCTGCATCCTTTCGAGGGCGAAACAGAGCCGGAGTATACCGGCTTCGGCCGAAAAGAGAACGGGGTGGCGTATCTCGATACGAAGAACAAATACAGCTGGATAAAAGCACCGATCTACGACGACAAGAGGGTAGAGGTAGGGCCGCTTGCCCGTATGATCGTAGGCGTCTCCCGTAACGACAAACGCATCACTGAGTATGTGACGAGATTTCTCAAAAACGGAAAGCTCCCTCTAAAAGTTCTCTTCTCAACGGTCGGACGTACCGCGGCACGTGCCATAGAGACGGAGATGATGGCCGATGTAATGGTCGAGTGGGTCGACGAGCTTGCCGCGAATGCGGCGGCGGGAGATCTCTCCACATGGACGGAGTTCGACTTTGACAAGGTTAGCAGAGACGCGAAAGGGTATGGGCTGGCGGAAGCCCCCAGAGGCGCACTCGGCCACTGGGTCCGTATAGAAAACGGGCTTGTAGCCAACTACCAGGCCGTAGTTCCGTCGACATGGAACGCTTCTCCGCGTGACCGTGAAGAGAGAATGGGAGCGTATGAGGCGAGCCTCATCGGTACGAAAGTGGCCGATGTCAACCAGCCGCTCGAGATACTGCGCACAATACACAGTTTCGACCCGTGTATCGCATGTGCGGTTCACATTGTCGATACAAAAGGAAAAGAGCTCGGCGTCTACAAGGTCGATACAAGCTGCTCTATATAA
- a CDS encoding putative NAD(P)-dependent oxidoreductase EC-YbbO: MKTVLVTGASSGIGYHSIHVLRESGYRVLASVRRAEDMKRLRAEGFETLLIDLDDSDSIERAVGKIEALTEGRLYALFNNGAYGQPGAVEDLGRDALRAQFETNLFGTHELTVKLLPMMIAAGEGRIVQNSSVLGFVALRYRGAYNASKAALEALSDTMRMELEGTGVYLSIIEPGPIRSDFRKNALKKFLENIDMKRSRLSKRYEKKLEQLESDADAPFTLGPEAVSEVLLHALKSPKPRIRYRVTLPTHLFFWFKKILPERAMDALLKRVE; the protein is encoded by the coding sequence ATGAAAACAGTTCTCGTAACCGGTGCATCGAGCGGCATAGGATACCACTCTATCCATGTACTCAGGGAGAGCGGCTACAGGGTGCTGGCTTCAGTTCGGAGAGCCGAAGATATGAAACGGCTGAGGGCTGAAGGGTTTGAGACACTTCTTATAGACCTCGACGACAGCGACTCGATAGAGAGGGCGGTCGGAAAGATAGAGGCTCTTACGGAAGGCCGGCTCTACGCTCTTTTCAACAACGGTGCCTACGGTCAGCCCGGAGCGGTAGAGGATCTTGGCAGAGATGCCCTGCGTGCGCAGTTCGAAACCAATCTCTTCGGTACTCACGAACTGACGGTGAAACTTCTTCCGATGATGATAGCCGCGGGCGAGGGGAGGATAGTACAGAACTCGTCGGTTCTGGGATTCGTCGCACTCAGGTACAGGGGTGCCTACAACGCGAGCAAAGCCGCACTCGAAGCGCTTAGCGACACTATGCGTATGGAGCTTGAAGGAACCGGGGTGTATCTGAGCATCATTGAGCCCGGGCCGATAAGAAGCGATTTCAGGAAGAACGCGCTGAAAAAGTTTCTGGAAAATATAGATATGAAAAGAAGCCGCCTCTCAAAGAGGTACGAAAAGAAGCTCGAACAGCTGGAGAGCGACGCCGATGCCCCGTTTACACTGGGGCCCGAAGCGGTAAGCGAAGTGCTGCTTCACGCTCTTAAGAGTCCAAAGCCGCGCATCAGGTATCGTGTGACACTCCCTACACACCTCTTTTTCTGGTTCAAAAAGATACTCCCAGAGAGGGCGATGGATGCCCTTTTGAAAAGGGTAGAATAG
- a CDS encoding quinone-reactive Ni/Fe-hydrogenase, small subunit: MTDRREAVKRLFTAKSSQVETNRGELYYKELYNRCRRRIDELKKMEPSGSKVGLREILSDEGIERRDFMKWVSATTAMLMLPSFFEPLVAEAAEVMDRIPVIWVEYQDCAGNTEAFIRSDGPKIDDIILDIISLEFQETLMAPSGFQAEKQLWDAKETFKGKYLLFVEGSIPMAENGVYGTTGPAGETFAEQLAHLAEDAAAIVAVGSCATFGGVPAASPNPTGAKGVMDVVNGKPIVNIPACPANPANMVGVILHYALTGQIPELDSLLRPKFAFGYRIHDNCERRAHFDAGEFVEEWGDEGAKNNFCLYKMGCKGPMTFNNCSIIRYNESVSWPVGVGHGCIGCSEPDFWDKYAYERPMSDAKIKAPTGGVEKSVDEFGLAVLTATGVGIAIHAAVSLVAGRKSDEGERS; encoded by the coding sequence ATGACCGACAGGAGAGAGGCGGTGAAGAGACTCTTTACCGCGAAAAGTTCACAGGTTGAGACAAACAGAGGCGAACTCTACTACAAAGAGCTATATAACAGATGCAGAAGGCGGATCGACGAGCTTAAAAAGATGGAGCCTTCCGGCTCGAAGGTCGGGCTGAGGGAGATACTTTCCGATGAGGGGATAGAGAGGCGGGACTTCATGAAGTGGGTGAGTGCGACGACCGCGATGCTCATGCTGCCCAGTTTCTTCGAACCGCTGGTGGCGGAAGCTGCCGAAGTTATGGACAGGATTCCCGTAATATGGGTCGAGTACCAGGATTGTGCCGGTAATACGGAAGCGTTCATCAGAAGCGACGGACCGAAGATCGACGATATCATTCTGGATATCATCAGCCTCGAGTTTCAAGAGACGCTGATGGCGCCGTCCGGGTTCCAGGCCGAAAAGCAGTTGTGGGACGCGAAAGAGACATTCAAAGGGAAATATCTTCTCTTTGTCGAGGGGTCAATACCTATGGCGGAAAACGGAGTATACGGTACCACGGGGCCTGCCGGTGAGACATTCGCAGAGCAGTTGGCACATCTTGCCGAAGATGCGGCGGCAATCGTTGCGGTGGGAAGCTGTGCAACTTTCGGAGGAGTTCCGGCCGCCTCTCCAAATCCGACCGGCGCGAAGGGAGTAATGGATGTTGTCAACGGCAAACCTATCGTCAACATTCCGGCATGTCCGGCGAACCCCGCAAATATGGTCGGCGTAATTCTCCACTACGCTCTTACGGGACAGATTCCGGAGCTGGACTCTCTGCTGAGACCCAAATTCGCATTCGGCTACAGAATCCACGACAACTGCGAACGCCGTGCGCACTTCGATGCCGGTGAGTTTGTGGAAGAGTGGGGCGACGAAGGTGCGAAAAACAACTTCTGCCTCTACAAGATGGGGTGCAAAGGGCCGATGACGTTCAACAACTGCTCGATAATACGCTACAACGAATCGGTCAGCTGGCCCGTAGGTGTCGGGCACGGCTGCATAGGGTGTTCAGAACCGGACTTCTGGGACAAGTACGCCTATGAGCGCCCCATGTCCGATGCGAAGATAAAGGCTCCTACCGGAGGTGTCGAGAAGAGTGTCGATGAATTCGGTCTGGCGGTATTGACGGCTACAGGCGTCGGAATAGCGATTCATGCCGCGGTAAGTCTGGTTGCCGGCAGGAAATCTGACGAAGGAGAGAGATCATGA
- a CDS encoding peptide methionine sulfoxide reductase MsrB: MKKISKSEEEWREQLTPLQFEVCRLKGTERAFTGEYYDFKGDGIYRCVCCGAPLFDSREKYDSGTGWPSFSSPVSDEAIEEHEDRSYAMVRTEVTCATCGAHLGHVFPDGPAPTGLRYCINSVCLTFEPRGR; this comes from the coding sequence ATGAAAAAGATTTCAAAGAGCGAAGAAGAGTGGAGAGAGCAGCTGACGCCGCTGCAGTTCGAAGTATGTCGGCTGAAAGGTACCGAAAGGGCTTTTACCGGGGAGTACTACGACTTCAAAGGAGACGGCATCTACCGCTGCGTATGCTGCGGCGCACCGCTCTTTGACAGCAGGGAGAAGTACGACTCCGGCACCGGGTGGCCAAGCTTCAGCAGCCCGGTTTCAGACGAGGCTATCGAAGAGCATGAGGACAGAAGCTACGCAATGGTTCGGACTGAGGTTACATGCGCAACTTGCGGCGCGCACCTGGGCCACGTGTTTCCTGACGGACCCGCACCTACGGGCCTGCGCTACTGCATAAATTCGGTCTGCCTCACTTTCGAACCGCGCGGGAGATGA
- a CDS encoding hydrogenase maturation protease — MSEEGGAVVIGVGNILFKDEGVGIYAARYLQENFDFTPELEIIDGGTLGFKLMNYYQSYEYVIILDTLSVKDEPGSVYNLPSDVLMGLGSYRQTAHEVEVVEMLEICSLLESMAEVCVIGVVPDDIESVDISLTPKMRESFGALVDETVRQLERYGISATPKNGASLEEIIEFYNSPTMKSL; from the coding sequence TTGAGTGAAGAGGGCGGTGCTGTAGTAATAGGCGTAGGAAACATCCTCTTCAAAGATGAGGGTGTGGGCATCTACGCCGCCCGATACCTTCAGGAGAATTTCGACTTCACTCCCGAACTCGAAATTATCGACGGGGGCACGCTAGGTTTCAAGCTGATGAACTACTACCAGAGCTACGAATATGTCATAATACTCGACACCCTCTCCGTAAAAGATGAACCGGGATCTGTCTACAATCTTCCTTCGGATGTGCTCATGGGGCTGGGAAGCTACCGGCAGACGGCGCACGAAGTCGAAGTGGTCGAGATGCTCGAAATCTGCTCTCTTCTCGAAAGTATGGCGGAGGTCTGCGTCATCGGGGTCGTCCCCGACGATATAGAGAGTGTAGATATATCTCTTACGCCGAAAATGCGCGAGAGCTTCGGCGCACTTGTCGATGAGACGGTAAGGCAACTGGAGCGATACGGCATCAGCGCCACTCCCAAAAACGGGGCTTCGCTAGAAGAGATCATAGAGTTCTACAACTCCCCTACAATGAAGAGTCTGTAA
- a CDS encoding arginine/ornithine antiporter ArcD: protein MHELLDNLITYGYIILFFYSLGGGFFALAAAGVLSSMGKMDLATSIAVGFASNFIGDMGLLLFTRFNKHTMMEYLKKHRRKLAYSHLLMKKYGALVIFLQKYIYGVKTLVPIAIGLTRYDTTKFAVLNLFASALWAVVVGGLSYLGGKTVLSLLEGAKENPWIMPLIGVLIISSLAFVISRAVRK, encoded by the coding sequence TTGCACGAGTTACTCGACAATCTGATCACATACGGATACATAATACTCTTTTTCTATTCACTGGGAGGCGGTTTTTTCGCCCTTGCGGCTGCGGGGGTTCTCTCTTCGATGGGGAAGATGGACCTCGCTACGAGTATTGCCGTAGGCTTCGCCTCCAACTTCATAGGCGATATGGGGCTGCTCCTTTTTACCAGATTCAACAAACACACTATGATGGAGTATCTCAAAAAGCATAGACGCAAGCTCGCCTACTCCCACCTTCTAATGAAAAAGTACGGGGCCCTGGTCATATTTCTTCAGAAGTATATATACGGAGTCAAGACCCTGGTACCCATAGCCATCGGGCTCACCAGGTACGATACAACGAAATTCGCCGTATTGAACCTCTTCGCTTCGGCTCTGTGGGCCGTAGTCGTAGGAGGGTTGAGCTACCTCGGCGGCAAGACGGTACTCTCTCTCCTGGAGGGTGCGAAAGAGAATCCGTGGATCATGCCTCTGATAGGAGTTCTGATAATATCGTCCCTTGCTTTTGTCATCTCCCGCGCGGTTCGAAAGTGA
- a CDS encoding glutamate synthase [NADPH] large chain, with protein sequence MIKIERIPSLYGKDPEAKREEIRRYFHNTYDVYESLFDHLATDDVFYNRPEPLRHPHIFYFGHTAVFYINKLILAKVIEKRIDPKLESIFAVGVDEMSWDDLDEAHYDWPSVEKTRSYRRSVRELVDGLISTLPLELPITWESPWWVILMGIEHERIHIETSSVLIRQTDISLVKPLAEWPVCTISGETPENALVPVAGGRVVIGKSKSDDFYGWDNEYGRHEAEIPDFKASRYLVTNGEFMEFVEAGGYREDRWWEEEGLAWRKFKKAEHPHFWVADGEGFRYRALAEIIDMPMDWPVDVNYHEAKAYCNWLSEKTGEALRLPTEDEWYLLHERCGIADQPEWDEKAPANIGLEHYASSSPVTMFRHGDFYDIIGNVWQWTQTPIYPFEGFEVHPIYDDFTTPTYDGRHNLIKGGSFISTGDEALKSARFAFRRHFFQHAGFRYVRSDYEERVGSATYESDEQVSQYCEFGWGDSYFGMENYPQRCARAALEFMQNRKMGRALDVGCATGRSTLELAAMFESVTGLDFSARFIGVAEKMRSEKSIRYTIPTEGELVEYREARLPEELEKGCARVEFWQADACNLKPIFTGYDLVTAFNLIDRLYDPAKFLQDITERINDGGLLVLSSPYTWLEEYTPKDRWLGGFKRDGEPVTTLDGLKEHLLPRFRLLEVRDMEFVIRETSRKFQHSVAQISVWEKI encoded by the coding sequence ATGATAAAGATAGAACGTATACCGTCACTGTACGGCAAAGACCCGGAAGCGAAACGCGAAGAGATACGCCGCTACTTCCACAACACCTATGACGTTTACGAGTCGCTTTTCGACCATCTGGCGACAGATGATGTATTCTACAACCGGCCGGAGCCGCTGAGGCACCCTCATATATTCTACTTCGGCCATACCGCCGTCTTCTATATAAACAAGCTGATTCTCGCGAAAGTGATCGAAAAGAGGATCGATCCGAAACTGGAGTCGATCTTCGCGGTAGGGGTGGACGAGATGAGCTGGGACGACCTCGACGAGGCGCACTACGACTGGCCCTCCGTAGAGAAGACACGCAGCTACAGGAGGAGTGTACGGGAACTCGTGGACGGCCTGATATCGACTCTGCCGCTCGAGCTTCCGATAACGTGGGAGTCACCCTGGTGGGTCATATTGATGGGTATAGAGCACGAGCGGATACATATAGAGACCTCTTCGGTTCTGATACGCCAGACGGATATCTCTCTTGTAAAGCCTCTGGCGGAGTGGCCCGTCTGCACCATATCCGGAGAGACTCCCGAAAATGCCCTGGTACCGGTTGCGGGCGGCAGAGTGGTCATCGGCAAGTCGAAAAGCGACGACTTCTACGGCTGGGACAACGAGTACGGCCGCCACGAAGCGGAGATACCGGACTTCAAAGCCTCCAGGTATCTTGTAACCAACGGTGAATTCATGGAGTTCGTCGAAGCGGGAGGCTACAGGGAAGATCGCTGGTGGGAAGAGGAGGGGCTGGCCTGGCGGAAATTCAAAAAAGCGGAACATCCGCACTTCTGGGTAGCCGACGGCGAAGGGTTCAGGTACAGGGCGCTGGCCGAAATCATAGATATGCCTATGGACTGGCCGGTAGATGTCAACTACCATGAGGCGAAAGCGTACTGCAACTGGCTCAGCGAAAAAACGGGCGAGGCTCTGCGGCTTCCTACTGAAGACGAATGGTACCTGCTCCACGAGCGGTGCGGTATCGCGGATCAGCCCGAGTGGGACGAAAAGGCACCGGCCAACATCGGCCTGGAGCACTACGCCTCCTCATCTCCCGTAACAATGTTCCGCCACGGCGACTTCTACGACATCATAGGCAACGTTTGGCAGTGGACGCAGACCCCGATATACCCTTTCGAAGGGTTCGAGGTGCACCCGATATACGACGACTTCACAACGCCCACATACGACGGCCGCCACAACCTCATAAAGGGGGGCTCTTTCATAAGTACGGGAGACGAAGCGCTCAAAAGCGCCCGCTTCGCATTCAGACGCCACTTCTTTCAACATGCCGGGTTCAGGTATGTACGTAGCGATTACGAAGAGAGGGTCGGTTCCGCAACTTACGAGTCGGATGAGCAGGTGAGCCAATATTGCGAATTCGGATGGGGAGATAGCTACTTCGGCATGGAGAACTATCCGCAAAGATGCGCCCGTGCGGCTCTGGAGTTCATGCAGAACCGCAAAATGGGCCGAGCCCTCGATGTAGGATGCGCAACGGGCCGCAGTACGCTGGAGCTGGCCGCGATGTTCGAGTCGGTTACCGGGCTCGACTTCTCCGCCCGCTTCATAGGTGTAGCAGAGAAGATGCGCAGCGAAAAGTCGATACGCTACACCATCCCCACGGAGGGGGAGCTTGTCGAGTACAGAGAGGCGAGGCTGCCCGAAGAGCTCGAAAAGGGTTGCGCAAGAGTAGAGTTCTGGCAGGCTGACGCCTGCAACCTCAAGCCTATCTTTACCGGCTACGATCTCGTGACGGCTTTCAATCTCATAGACCGCCTCTACGACCCTGCCAAATTCCTGCAGGATATTACGGAGCGCATAAACGACGGCGGACTGCTCGTGCTCAGCTCTCCGTATACATGGCTCGAGGAGTATACCCCGAAAGATAGGTGGCTCGGGGGATTCAAAAGAGACGGCGAACCGGTTACGACTCTCGATGGCCTCAAAGAGCATCTTCTGCCGCGCTTCAGGCTTCTGGAGGTGAGAGATATGGAGTTCGTAATAAGAGAGACTTCAAGAAAGTTCCAACACTCCGTTGCGCAGATTAGCGTATGGGAGAAGATATGA